The following are encoded in a window of Nibricoccus aquaticus genomic DNA:
- a CDS encoding alpha/beta hydrolase, translating into MKNHPYKAAGFAAPKLLFFITVCSVFNVGGGRLSAQVPQPATAASDAPSVRQIRDLVYQPASDGDMKLDLYLPAGDTKGPVPLVIWLHGGGWREGGRGFCPISPFAREGYAVASVSYRFTNRATFPAQIEDCKAAVRWLRAHANEYGYDPQRIGVCGESAGATLAALLGTAPVIAEWGDGEGATSSAVRAVVALCPPTDFTLDDPEQDDVPGLLKSADPKQVAFGKMIRSRRTVLEAALGGPLAERRELARIMSPRAHVTSDDPSFLLVHGDNDRLVPLSQSVLLMESLQRANVGVELVVVAGAGHGFGRPKPELMARIKKFFDERL; encoded by the coding sequence TTGAAAAATCACCCGTACAAAGCGGCTGGCTTTGCCGCGCCCAAACTCCTGTTTTTCATCACGGTTTGCTCCGTTTTTAACGTCGGTGGCGGGCGTCTGTCCGCTCAAGTTCCTCAACCCGCGACGGCCGCTTCGGACGCTCCATCCGTGCGTCAGATTCGTGATCTGGTCTACCAGCCCGCAAGCGATGGGGACATGAAGCTGGACTTGTATTTACCTGCTGGTGACACGAAAGGGCCGGTGCCGCTGGTGATCTGGTTGCATGGGGGCGGATGGAGAGAGGGCGGACGGGGTTTTTGCCCGATCTCACCATTTGCGCGCGAAGGCTACGCGGTCGCTAGTGTGAGCTATCGCTTCACCAACCGCGCGACGTTTCCGGCGCAGATCGAAGACTGCAAAGCCGCGGTGCGGTGGTTGCGGGCGCATGCGAACGAGTATGGTTACGATCCGCAGCGCATCGGGGTTTGCGGTGAATCGGCAGGTGCAACGCTTGCCGCGTTGCTCGGCACGGCGCCGGTGATTGCGGAGTGGGGTGATGGTGAAGGTGCGACGTCAAGCGCGGTGCGCGCGGTCGTCGCGCTGTGCCCGCCGACCGATTTCACGCTCGACGATCCAGAGCAGGACGATGTGCCCGGGCTGCTCAAAAGCGCCGACCCCAAACAAGTGGCGTTTGGAAAAATGATCCGTTCACGCCGCACGGTGCTCGAAGCGGCGCTTGGCGGACCTCTTGCCGAACGGCGCGAACTCGCACGCATAATGAGTCCGCGGGCCCACGTCACGAGCGACGATCCGTCGTTTCTTTTAGTGCATGGTGACAACGACCGGCTGGTGCCGCTGTCGCAGAGTGTGCTGCTGATGGAATCGTTGCAGCGCGCCAATGTGGGTGTGGAGCTCGTCGTTGTGGCTGGCGCGGGACACGGTTTTGGGCGTCCGAAGCCTGAACTCATGGCCAGGATCAAAAAGTTTTTCGATGAACGGCTGTAA
- a CDS encoding LacI family DNA-binding transcriptional regulator yields MITLKHIGDACALSKATVSLALRDDPRIPEATRTRVKQAAQKLGYRMNPLVAAHSTYVRTARESKTTTVLGYLTNWAPSAQPASSLVNQRILAGMDARAKELGYRVDRFQLMQQGRTERRLSRILAARNIMGVVIADLAKAHSALDLDWQNVASVAIGYGLRSPLVDRVCHDQYGSMRLLMSELTQLGYKRIGLAMEHRQDERTSNMILAAYLAHQQLQGNDPVPPLLPAEWNKDVFLPWYRRQKPDVIVSVLDDVVSWLREEGVSVPNKVGFASVCVLKAGQSGIYQHFEAIGAAGVDQLVSQLHTNKRGLPEHPATNLILGSWRLGESVRNITSSERRIAKK; encoded by the coding sequence GTGATTACCCTCAAGCACATCGGCGACGCCTGCGCCCTGTCCAAAGCCACCGTCTCGCTGGCGTTACGCGACGACCCTCGCATCCCGGAAGCCACGCGCACTCGCGTAAAACAGGCCGCCCAAAAACTCGGCTATCGGATGAATCCGCTCGTCGCGGCGCACTCGACCTACGTACGTACCGCGCGCGAAAGCAAAACCACGACGGTGCTCGGCTACCTCACGAATTGGGCGCCTTCTGCCCAGCCCGCCTCCAGCCTCGTGAATCAACGCATTCTGGCCGGAATGGACGCGCGCGCCAAAGAACTCGGCTACCGCGTTGATCGCTTTCAATTGATGCAGCAAGGCCGCACCGAACGCCGCCTCAGCCGCATTCTGGCCGCGCGCAATATCATGGGCGTCGTGATCGCCGATCTCGCCAAAGCGCATAGCGCGCTCGACCTCGATTGGCAGAACGTCGCCTCCGTCGCGATCGGCTACGGCCTGCGCTCCCCGCTGGTGGATCGCGTATGCCACGACCAATACGGCTCCATGCGGCTCTTGATGTCAGAACTGACGCAACTGGGCTACAAGCGCATCGGCCTGGCCATGGAGCACCGGCAGGACGAGCGCACCAGCAACATGATTCTCGCCGCCTATCTCGCCCATCAACAACTGCAGGGAAACGACCCTGTTCCGCCGCTGCTGCCGGCCGAATGGAACAAAGATGTCTTTCTTCCATGGTACCGCCGTCAGAAACCAGACGTGATCGTTAGCGTGCTGGATGACGTTGTAAGCTGGCTTCGCGAAGAGGGCGTCAGCGTTCCCAACAAGGTCGGCTTCGCTTCAGTTTGTGTGCTCAAAGCCGGCCAATCCGGCATCTACCAACATTTCGAAGCCATCGGAGCCGCCGGCGTGGATCAACTCGTCTCCCAGCTGCACACCAATAAACGCGGTCTGCCCGAACATCCGGCGACTAATCTCATTCTGGGTTCCTGGCGCCTGGGTGAATCCGTGCGCAATATCACTTCATCGGAGCGGCGCATCGCAAAAAAATAG
- a CDS encoding fibronectin type III domain-containing protein, with amino-acid sequence MKTSLTSFRTWACACLLGALPLSASAATVINEAFTSSPAANFTVVSGGTWAVSSGRYVLSVPANGTIMGNLTRHNTSVSGDYTLTTTLRITGTSALWNDAAVVFNYVDASNYYFASFNEANDGLTNGIFKVQAGVQTELADFSALSTADTDYAIEVTRAGSSITVKRNGTTLGTASDATFAGGYVGYGSKNDGAQFDNLLVNTAGGDVTAPSAPSGLLGVAASSSQINLSWNASTDNVGVTGYNVYRGGSLLTSVTGTSHSDTGLTASTSYTYKVKARDAANNLSADSNSVTVNTLSSSGVPVEVSSFGPNGTHWPSVLATPFLYDNSVPNIVNVACSWSAISSAISTLTPAQVSAGVLIRVAPGDLPGNGSGSGSTPVLQNLGSTSWTKRVTIAPRDGYGTVTIGISGSIGARIHNVNNVCFAGFIAYSLRPSACNNSAIAWTKIVNWLGVSGSTNMASSNMEFVEVVLPEYSVRDTDSAQASSSTNGALSNFQFIGCYIAPRYRSNGSAHTDTFQFFGDSAYSNMTFKDTAIFASSNCAIQTGGLNGLELRHCYIAAQGPALSRYPFPSGYTPPNSLDVTKTFNGGGTNFKAYDSIFIGRMPYSTSPWTLVSNTVVTEAVALAPGGTGSWTVNASLTSTVPDDFGVTLPTDAYLNSIWQ; translated from the coding sequence ATGAAAACTTCTCTGACTTCCTTCAGAACCTGGGCCTGCGCCTGCCTGCTTGGCGCGCTGCCTCTTTCCGCTTCCGCCGCCACCGTGATCAACGAGGCCTTCACTTCCAGCCCGGCCGCCAACTTCACGGTTGTTTCCGGCGGCACGTGGGCCGTGAGCAGCGGCCGCTACGTCCTCAGCGTTCCGGCAAACGGAACGATCATGGGCAACCTCACCCGCCACAATACCAGCGTATCGGGGGACTACACCCTCACCACCACGCTTCGCATCACCGGCACATCCGCGTTATGGAACGATGCCGCAGTGGTTTTCAACTACGTCGACGCGAGCAACTACTACTTCGCTTCGTTCAACGAGGCGAACGACGGCCTCACCAACGGCATCTTTAAGGTGCAGGCTGGCGTGCAGACCGAGCTTGCCGACTTCTCCGCACTTTCCACCGCTGACACGGATTACGCCATTGAGGTGACCCGCGCTGGCTCAAGCATCACCGTGAAACGCAACGGCACCACGCTCGGCACCGCCTCGGACGCCACGTTCGCCGGCGGCTACGTCGGCTACGGCAGCAAAAATGACGGCGCCCAATTCGACAATCTCCTCGTCAATACTGCGGGCGGAGATGTCACCGCTCCCAGCGCGCCGAGCGGTCTCCTCGGAGTTGCCGCTTCCAGCTCGCAAATCAATCTGAGTTGGAACGCATCGACTGACAACGTGGGCGTCACCGGCTATAACGTTTACCGTGGCGGCTCGTTGCTCACGAGCGTGACCGGCACGTCTCATAGCGACACCGGCCTCACCGCCTCCACCAGCTACACCTACAAAGTGAAAGCCCGGGATGCCGCCAACAATCTCTCTGCGGACAGCAACTCCGTCACGGTGAACACGCTCTCATCAAGCGGCGTCCCTGTGGAAGTTTCCTCCTTCGGTCCCAACGGCACACACTGGCCCTCGGTGCTGGCTACACCGTTTCTCTACGACAACTCGGTGCCCAACATCGTCAACGTCGCCTGCTCCTGGTCCGCCATCAGCAGCGCGATCTCAACGCTTACACCTGCCCAGGTTTCCGCCGGCGTCCTGATTCGTGTGGCTCCCGGCGATCTTCCTGGCAACGGCTCCGGCTCGGGCTCCACTCCCGTGCTTCAAAACTTGGGTTCCACCTCCTGGACTAAGCGCGTCACGATCGCTCCACGTGATGGATACGGCACCGTCACCATCGGCATCAGCGGCAGCATCGGTGCGCGCATCCACAACGTAAACAATGTGTGCTTCGCCGGGTTCATCGCCTATTCGCTTCGTCCCAGCGCCTGCAACAACTCCGCCATCGCCTGGACCAAGATCGTTAACTGGCTCGGCGTTTCCGGCTCTACCAACATGGCGAGCTCCAACATGGAATTCGTCGAGGTGGTTTTGCCTGAATACTCCGTTCGCGACACGGATAGCGCCCAGGCCTCTTCCAGCACCAATGGCGCGCTTTCAAACTTCCAGTTCATCGGATGCTACATCGCCCCGCGTTACCGCTCCAATGGCAGCGCTCATACCGACACGTTCCAGTTCTTTGGTGACTCCGCTTACAGCAACATGACGTTCAAAGACACCGCGATCTTCGCGAGCAGCAACTGCGCGATCCAGACGGGTGGCTTGAACGGCCTCGAACTCCGCCATTGCTACATCGCCGCGCAGGGCCCCGCGCTGTCGCGCTATCCGTTCCCAAGCGGCTACACGCCTCCAAACTCGCTCGATGTCACCAAGACCTTCAATGGCGGCGGCACGAACTTCAAAGCGTACGACTCCATCTTCATCGGTCGCATGCCCTACTCCACCTCGCCGTGGACGCTCGTGAGCAACACGGTGGTCACGGAAGCGGTGGCCCTGGCACCGGGCGGCACCGGCTCATGGACGGTCAACGCCAGCCTCACCAGCACTGTCCCCGATGACTTCGGCGTGACCCTACCCACCGATGCCTACCTCAACTCAATCTGGCAGTGA
- a CDS encoding alpha/beta hydrolase, whose product MNGCNRWRATGLALAMLALTLVARAQELAEKQLIRGLVYARVDELELKLDLHLPVKRDGPPLPVVLWFHAGGMMEGGRGFCPIANLAKEGFAVASVSYRLSGQAKFPAQIEDSKAAVRWLRAHAEEYHFDAAHIGACGESAGGMLASLLGVTGDMPHLEGSVGGNLEFSSRVQAVVGLCVPTDLTEMLTKRSERSFWAKLFTTGNFKEAKFTFARAYVMKKLFGGPLPEHADLVRMASAVTHVSTDDPPFLLFHGRKDPLVPLVQGQGLQRALSQAGVESRLIVVETSVHGFGRFPPEMMAETRAFFNRHLR is encoded by the coding sequence ATGAACGGCTGTAACCGGTGGAGAGCCACAGGCCTCGCGCTTGCGATGCTGGCGCTGACTCTCGTCGCACGAGCGCAGGAGCTGGCGGAAAAACAGCTCATTCGCGGACTCGTTTATGCGCGTGTGGATGAACTGGAGCTTAAGCTCGATCTGCATCTACCCGTGAAGCGGGACGGCCCGCCGCTTCCTGTGGTGCTTTGGTTTCATGCCGGCGGGATGATGGAAGGCGGGCGCGGATTTTGTCCCATAGCGAATCTGGCGAAGGAGGGTTTCGCAGTGGCGAGCGTGAGTTACCGCTTGAGCGGGCAGGCCAAGTTTCCCGCGCAAATCGAAGACAGCAAAGCGGCGGTGCGCTGGCTGCGAGCCCATGCGGAGGAATACCATTTCGACGCCGCACATATCGGAGCGTGCGGAGAGTCGGCGGGTGGCATGCTGGCGTCACTTCTCGGAGTGACCGGCGATATGCCGCACCTGGAGGGGAGCGTGGGCGGAAACCTGGAATTTTCGAGCCGGGTTCAGGCGGTGGTTGGTTTGTGCGTGCCGACGGATCTTACGGAGATGCTGACTAAGCGAAGCGAGCGGAGTTTTTGGGCGAAGCTTTTCACGACGGGAAATTTCAAGGAGGCGAAGTTCACCTTCGCACGGGCTTATGTGATGAAGAAGTTATTCGGAGGGCCGTTGCCCGAACATGCGGACTTGGTGCGGATGGCGAGTGCGGTCACGCATGTCTCGACGGACGATCCTCCGTTTCTGCTTTTTCACGGGCGAAAAGATCCGCTGGTGCCGCTCGTGCAAGGACAAGGTTTGCAGCGTGCGCTCAGTCAAGCGGGTGTGGAGTCGCGGTTGATCGTGGTTGAAACTTCGGTACACGGATTCGGGCGTTTTCCGCCTGAGATGATGGCGGAGACGCGGGCGTTTTTTAATCGGCATCTCCGGTAA